In Prunus dulcis chromosome 2, ALMONDv2, whole genome shotgun sequence, a single genomic region encodes these proteins:
- the LOC117619670 gene encoding uncharacterized protein LOC117619670 codes for MGSSQISTGEWKSLFPISSVFKPPLLLSNPSLKPILGPLIFNPKPNSTTLLFSSSSSLLAPLPPLPHLSLPRFLLTSPPDSAPLPSSVPSVASFLGPHHPKSDVSSSLLYNRLQFLQCPQINTVVVFFPTGENSDQVGFLQLVLKGSTFDVKVDENGGVFASRRWFSYRISRISVNPILGFSSLRVVCDVRKPLMPVLQWAHGLDKPSYVDVLRLSELRSQSRDDKFNWASDSGFCIIVGSFWNCEFSIFCYGPSLPAPIGSVASKIAELRKSFYAWELPSDLLLSGHECHCGSCLVKEEFSKDALPEWIDWQQKKEIVLGFGIVNKDLSALLSEPDEFGGFTLIRLMSSGKLELQRYCASFDSVQKVEESHGEHLLFKDYLLYSPVDEEYKFPRTFKYLKLDYLCGYLNGNLDEVLDDKIKIPYNDQGKELFSSEFHETLCKKLDACGFGKFRSSPAVTSVLNDISLPASIHEVVLKRLWSDLPIELLQLAFSNNSEILEVLVDKNRVALEFSVVPDLSQLPPFILRKSSCRSNKWSQKVQPGDALVGPVLPLPVLLALHEYRNGCPNSDEKSGRFSVEAEINRSCDEVMQVTGELAVSISEAEIVNNPVTSLANDGDETWRSSQKSKPFFSYQPVAAKGSQLDHTQGKSVYKDDRFDTLISKVSDKKHVSNGNQDNVGLELFDDLCPVELRFDASSLKFEQKELEAYSKLKGEFLKWQKSFDLYQEFCSRIESKSS; via the exons ATGGGGTCGTCTCAGATCTCCACAGGAGAATGGAAATCTCTCTTCCCAATTTCCTCAGTCTTCAAGCCTCCCCTCCTCCTTTCAAACCCTTCTCTAAAACCCATCCTGGGTCCTCTGATCTTCAACCCTAAACCCAACTCCACAACCctccttttctcttcttcctcttctctccttgCCCCTCTCCCTCCTTTACCTCATCTCTCTCTACCTCGTTTTCTCCTCACTTCCCCCCCTGACTCTGCCCCTCTTCCCTCCTCCGTTCCCTCCGTAGCCTCCTTCTTGGGCCCGCACCACCCCAAAAGCGACGTATCCTCGTCTCTCCTCTACAACCGTCTTCAATTCCTACAGTGCCCGCAGATTAACACCGTCGTTGTATTCTTCCCCACCGGTGAAAACTCTGACCAAGTTGGGTTCTTGCAGTTGGTGTTAAAAGGTTCGACCTTTGATGTCAAAGTGGATGAAAACGGAGGGGTTTTCGCTTCCAGGCGGTGGTTTAGTTATCGGATTTCGAGGATTTCAGTGAACCCGATTCTGGGGTTTTCGAGTTTAAGAG TTGTTTGTGATGTGCGCAAGCCATTGATGCCAGTGTTGCAATGGGCTCATGGCCTTGATAAACCAAGTTATGTTGATGTTTTAAGACTGTCAGAGTTGAGGTCACAGTCGAGGGATGACAAATTTAATTGGGCTTCTGACTCGGGTTTTTGCATTATAGTGGGGTCGTTTTGGAATTGTGAGTTTAGTATCTTTTGCTATGGACCTTCCCTGCCAGCTCCGATAGGATCAGTAGCGTCGAAAATAGCAGAACTTCGGAAATCCTTCTATGCATGGGAGCTCCCTTCAGATCTTTTATTGTCAGGACATGAGTGCCATTGCGGAAGCTGTCTTGTAAAAGAAGAGTTTTCAAAAGACGCTCTTCCTGAATGGATTGATTGGCagcagaagaaagaaattgtTTTGGGCTTCGGCATTGTAAACAAAGATCTGTCTGCTCTGCTTTCTGAACCAGATGAATTTGGTGGTTTTACATTGATAAGGCTTATGTCCTCAGGGAAGCTTGAATTACAGAGATATTGTGCATCGTTTGATTCTGTACAAAAAGTAGAAGAATCACACGGAGAACATTTGCTTTTTAAGGATTATTTGCTGTACTCCCCAGTTGATGAGGAATACAAATTTCCTAGGACATTTAAGTACCTTAAACTTGACTACCTCTGTGGTTATCTGAATGGTAATCTTGATGAAGTCTTAgatgacaaaataaaaattccctATAATGATCAAGGGAAGGAGCTTTTTAGCTCAGAGTTTCATGAAACTTTATGCAAAAAGTTAGATGCTTGTGGTTTTGGTAAGTTTAGATCATCTCCTGCAGTTACAAGTGTTTTAAATGACATTAGCTTGCCCGCAAGCATACACGAGGTTGTTTtgaagagattgtggtcagaCTTGCCCATTGAGCTTCTGCAACTGGCCTTTTCTAACAACTCTGAAATCCTTGAAGTGCTTGTGGACAAAAATAGGGTGGCTTTGGAATTCTCTGTAGTACCAGACCTATCTCAGTTGCCTCCTTTCATTTTAAGGAAGTCTTCATGCCGCAGCAATAAGTGGTCACAGAAAGTGCAACCTGGTGATGCCCTTGTGGGTCcagttcttcctcttcctgtTTTGCTTGCACTTCATGAATATCGCAATGGATGTCCGAATTCAGATGAAAAATCAGGTAGATTTTCAGTAGAGGCAGAAATCAATCGCAGCTGTGATGAGGTCATGCAGGTCACCGGTGAACTGGCTGTTTCTATTTCTGAGGCTGAGATTGTCAATAATCCAGTGACGTCCCTTGCTAATGATGGAGACGAGACATGGAGAAGCTCTCAAAAGTCAAAACCTTTCTTTTCATATCAGCCAGTTGCGGCTAAAGGATCTCAACTGGATCATACACAGGGCAAATCTGTTTATAAGGATGACAGGTTTGACACCTTAATTTCTAAAGTGTCTGATAAGAAGCATGTATCCAACGGCAATCAGGATAATGTCGGACTAGAACTATTTGATGATCTTTGCCCTGTAGAGTTGAGATTTGATGCTTCTTCCCTGAAGTTTGAACAGAAGGAATTGGAGGCGTATTCTAAATTGAAGGGGGAATTCTTAAAATGGCAAAAGAGCTTTGACTTGTATCAAGAATTCTGCTCTCGGATTGAATCAAAAAGCTCATAA
- the LOC117619672 gene encoding uncharacterized protein LOC117619672 — MQQSQAHQVHKELQDAFAQLESIRYEVRCISLMNPGPMARRLMDNPQDPASLSDCSILSSHTLQDDTFRTSDSPNLHSQATAYAKLAESDVVKTGSLKSSAEQENLKDESGLFIVLPISAESTGMLPNRKENVKGTDIVLEALVEAEVARNAKDFFSQPENQIQ, encoded by the exons ATGCAGCAGTCTCAAGCCCACCAG GTTCATAAAGAACTTCAAGATGCATTCGCTCAACTAGAGTCGATTCGTTATGAAGTCCGGTGTATATCACTTATGAATCCTGGTCCTATGGCTCGAAGGCTGATGGATAATCCTCAAGACCCGGCTTCTCTGAGTGATTGTAGTATCCTTAGTAGCCATACATTGCAG GATGATACTTTCAGAACCTCAGACTCACCTAATTTGCATAGCCAAGCAACTGCGTATGCAAAGTTGGCTGAATCTGATGTTGTGAAGACTGGCTCTTTGAAGAGCAGTGCAGAGCAAGAAAACCTTAAAGATGAAAGTGGTCTTTTCATTGTCCTCCCAATTTCAGCTGAAAGCACTGGGATGCTACCAAATCGCAAAG AGAATGTTAAGGGAACAGACATTGTGTTGGAAGCATTAGTTGAAGCAGAGGTAGCACGTAATGCCAAAGATTTCTTTTCACAGCCTGAAAATCAAATACAGTGA